One segment of Triticum aestivum cultivar Chinese Spring chromosome 2A, IWGSC CS RefSeq v2.1, whole genome shotgun sequence DNA contains the following:
- the LOC123189766 gene encoding nuclear transport factor 2 isoform X2, whose translation MDELRREQHRIAGHPYAFEVGSYFLAGYYSVLASTPELARQFYTNGSTVVRVDCQTMESQFGETAEEINDILMSMNVQKVEIKTANFLESWAGAITLLVTGLVQLKGYPLRKRFSQSIILAPQVKPDGFFVDSDIFQFICDEYDDHYQVADYGYANQFPQMVAHNTMTETASDYVAEELELKGFAAPADTDERANGIIYENHEMQQQDPLEFESAVNGETHFEDPAPSLPSSTDVKQDASLAPPHPPSPPTPEEEPVGEPPKQTYASVLRANASQVIHSTPVNRAMTGTAESELVGQTQPVPVQEKSNLGTRRDVNVPEDEEFLSVYVGNLSPATSVFDLEKVFQAFGRIKPDGVAIRSRKEAGVFFGFIEYENMSGIQNALDASPIELNGRLVHVEERRPGSGVFRGGGRRGRGRGQYGGRYDGDYAARSKGNGYQRRGGHQYDGYD comes from the exons ATGGACGAACTGCGGCGGGAGCAGCACCGCATCGCCGGCCACCCCTACGCCTTCGAG GTGGGGTCCTACTTCCTCGCCGGCTACTACAGCGTCCTGGCCAGCACCCCGGAGCTGGCGCGGCAGTTCTACACCAACGGCAGCACCGTGGTGAGGGTCGACTGCCAGACCATGGAGTCCCAGTTCGGGGAGACGGCCGAG GAAATCAATGACATATTGATGTCCATGAATGTTCAAAAGGTCGAGATTAAAACGGCTAATTTCTTGGAATCATGGGCTGGAGCCATCACTCTGTTGGTTACTGGCCTAGTGCAATTGAAAGGCTACCCTTTACGCAAGAGATTCTCCCAGAGTATCATTCTTGCTCCTCAGGTCAAACCAGATGGATTTTTTGTAGACAGCGACATCTTTCAGTTCATCTGTGATGAGTATGATGATCATTACCAAGTTGCTGATTACGGTTATGCTAACCAATTTCCCCAGATGGTTGCTCATAATACCATGACCGAAACAG CATCTGATTATGTGGCTGAAGAACTTGAATTGAAGGGGTTTGCAGCTCCTGCTGATACCGACGAAAGGGCTAATGGTATTATATATGAGAATCATGAAATGCAGCAGCAAGATCCTTTGGAATTTGAGTCTGCAGTCAACGGAGAAACTCATTTTGAAGATCCtgctccctccctccctagttcgACAGACGTTAAACAGGATGCATCTCTTGCTCCTCCCCACCCTCCTTCCCCACCTACACCTGAAGAAGAGCCTGTAGGAGAACCGCCTAAGCAAACATATGCTTCAGTG CTGCGAGCAAATGCTAGTCAGGTTATCCACTCCACTCCAGTTAACAGGGCTATGACAGGGACCGCAGAATCAGAGCTGGTTGGACAAACTCAGCCTGTGCCAGTGCAAGAAAAATCGAACTTGGGCACTCGTCGGGATGTCAATGTTCCTGAGGATGAAG AGTTCCTATCAGTATATGTCGGTAATCTTTCTCCAGCTACTTCAGTCTTTGATCTTGAGAAGGTCTTTCAGGCTTTTGGAAGAATTAAACCTGATGGAGTTGCTATACGTAGTCGCAAG GAGGCTGGAGTTTTCTTTGGATTTATTGAGTATGAAAACATGAGTGGCATCCAGAATGCGTTGGAT GCATCTCCAATAGAGTTGAATGGGCGTCTAGTACATGTTGAGGAGAGGAGGCCTGGCAGTGGAGTCTTTCGCGGCGGCGGAA GGCGAGGGCGGGGAAGGGGTCAATATGGTGGGCGCTACGACGGGGATTACGCTGCACGGTCAAAGGGAAATGGTTACCAAAGGAGGGGCGGGCACCAATACGACGGCTACGACTAA
- the LOC123189766 gene encoding nuclear transport factor 2 isoform X1, translating to MDELRREQHRIAGHPYAFEVGSYFLAGYYSVLASTPELARQFYTNGSTVVRVDCQTMESQFGETAEEINDILMSMNVQKVEIKTANFLESWAGAITLLVTGLVQLKGYPLRKRFSQSIILAPQVKPDGFFVDSDIFQFICDEYDDHYQVADYGYANQFPQMVAHNTMTETASDYVAEELELKGFAAPADTDERANGIIYENHEMQQQDPLEFESAVNGETHFEDPAPSLPSSTDVKQDASLAPPHPPSPPTPEEEPVGEPPKQTYASVLRANASQVIHSTPVNRAMTGTAESELVGQTQPVPVQEKSNLGTRRDVNVPEDEEEFLSVYVGNLSPATSVFDLEKVFQAFGRIKPDGVAIRSRKEAGVFFGFIEYENMSGIQNALDASPIELNGRLVHVEERRPGSGVFRGGGRRGRGRGQYGGRYDGDYAARSKGNGYQRRGGHQYDGYD from the exons ATGGACGAACTGCGGCGGGAGCAGCACCGCATCGCCGGCCACCCCTACGCCTTCGAG GTGGGGTCCTACTTCCTCGCCGGCTACTACAGCGTCCTGGCCAGCACCCCGGAGCTGGCGCGGCAGTTCTACACCAACGGCAGCACCGTGGTGAGGGTCGACTGCCAGACCATGGAGTCCCAGTTCGGGGAGACGGCCGAG GAAATCAATGACATATTGATGTCCATGAATGTTCAAAAGGTCGAGATTAAAACGGCTAATTTCTTGGAATCATGGGCTGGAGCCATCACTCTGTTGGTTACTGGCCTAGTGCAATTGAAAGGCTACCCTTTACGCAAGAGATTCTCCCAGAGTATCATTCTTGCTCCTCAGGTCAAACCAGATGGATTTTTTGTAGACAGCGACATCTTTCAGTTCATCTGTGATGAGTATGATGATCATTACCAAGTTGCTGATTACGGTTATGCTAACCAATTTCCCCAGATGGTTGCTCATAATACCATGACCGAAACAG CATCTGATTATGTGGCTGAAGAACTTGAATTGAAGGGGTTTGCAGCTCCTGCTGATACCGACGAAAGGGCTAATGGTATTATATATGAGAATCATGAAATGCAGCAGCAAGATCCTTTGGAATTTGAGTCTGCAGTCAACGGAGAAACTCATTTTGAAGATCCtgctccctccctccctagttcgACAGACGTTAAACAGGATGCATCTCTTGCTCCTCCCCACCCTCCTTCCCCACCTACACCTGAAGAAGAGCCTGTAGGAGAACCGCCTAAGCAAACATATGCTTCAGTG CTGCGAGCAAATGCTAGTCAGGTTATCCACTCCACTCCAGTTAACAGGGCTATGACAGGGACCGCAGAATCAGAGCTGGTTGGACAAACTCAGCCTGTGCCAGTGCAAGAAAAATCGAACTTGGGCACTCGTCGGGATGTCAATGTTCCTGAGGATGAAG AAGAGTTCCTATCAGTATATGTCGGTAATCTTTCTCCAGCTACTTCAGTCTTTGATCTTGAGAAGGTCTTTCAGGCTTTTGGAAGAATTAAACCTGATGGAGTTGCTATACGTAGTCGCAAG GAGGCTGGAGTTTTCTTTGGATTTATTGAGTATGAAAACATGAGTGGCATCCAGAATGCGTTGGAT GCATCTCCAATAGAGTTGAATGGGCGTCTAGTACATGTTGAGGAGAGGAGGCCTGGCAGTGGAGTCTTTCGCGGCGGCGGAA GGCGAGGGCGGGGAAGGGGTCAATATGGTGGGCGCTACGACGGGGATTACGCTGCACGGTCAAAGGGAAATGGTTACCAAAGGAGGGGCGGGCACCAATACGACGGCTACGACTAA
- the LOC123189767 gene encoding uncharacterized protein — MLLRSSSTPFLHAFLSTTSSSPTPPSSLQLRRAFSDGHLPSLNPSSSGDDDSKTTGLYTELSFSIYNTFSKAKLEPHQEQEMEEEQEQQAAQPELPLFLARGMGIDRLASGLFTAGMGSEAALARMASGVDQKAVLALDAQYKEMVDEQPGNALFLRNYAQFLHEVKCDSRRAEEYYSRAMLADPTDGEIMSQYAKLVWAVHRDHERSLTYFQKSVQAAPRDSHVLAAYASFLWEQDEDEDDNDDGGVGGGEQGSPGRAAQPRQLASTAV; from the exons atgcTGCTGAGGAGCTCCTCCACGCCATTCCTGCACGCCTTcctctccaccacctcctcctcccctacgCCCCCCTCCTCCCTCCAGCTCCGGCGAGCCTTCTCCGACGGCCACCTCCCTTCGCTCaacccctcctcctccggcgacgacgACAGCAAGACCACCGGCCTCTACACCGAGCTCTCCTTCTCCATCTACAACACCTTCAGCAAGGCCAAGCTGGAGCCCCACCAGGAGcaggagatggaggaggagcaggagcagcaggcGGCGCAGCCGGAGCTGCCGCTGTTCCTGGCGAGGGGCATGGGGATCGACCGCCTCGCCTCCGGCCTCTTCACCGCCGGCATGGGCTCCGAGGCTGCCCTGGCTAGGATGGCCAGCGGGGTGGACCAGAAGGCCGTGCTGGCGCTGGACGCCCAGTACAAGGAGATGGTGGACGAGCAGCCCGGCAACGCCCTGTTCCTGCGCAACTACGCGCAGTTCCTGCACGAG GTGAAGTGCGACTCGAGAAGGGCGGAGGAGTACTACTCGCGCGCGATGCTGGCGGACCCGACCGACGGCGAGATCATGTCGCAGTACGCCAAGCTGGTGTGGGCGGTGCACCGCGACCACGAGAGGTCCCTCACCTACTTCCAGAAGTCGGTGCAGGCGGCCCCGCGGGACAG CCACGTCCTCGCGGCGTACGCCAGCTTCCTGTGGGAgcaggacgaggatgaggacgacaatgaCGACGGCGGTGTTGGGGGAGGCGAGCAGGGATCACCCGGGCGTGCTGCGCAGCCGAGGCAGCTGGCTTCCACGGCCGTTTGA
- the LOC123189768 gene encoding uncharacterized protein, producing the protein MLRAAAARCAGGAIRRLSVASYPAAAGVRRKPPLDEGDWSYYKEWWGEDDGPGDGAHTVFRRHSEHGNGVVSVVAYPASIPASDQWPVMERWLQERNLAIYPESSGADQFKILGYQWRVMRFNDHTRQSTAKVMACYRSGGDRALYSMQQPNCLAVPYVKSMVSAGLTALPSCSYDLPQAVSEPNTMKILCIGHGGGSIPLFLASKFRGADVHIVEIDPVVVSASVESMGFPASCAKGLSAHTMQPADGDELLWNGVHDRISLHVEDAEDFIAGDSNVYDLVFIDAYDGNDIFPRKLWDADGAFLRNLEEKVHPVHGTVVVNLHSDSGPSSPDVDDEAPFENVLPMGRYVSHVCRAYKRHFGLAFTVASPWLCNITLVACRDKAILKGVPVGRSHRDFVLSKLLSRSSMVEQALDLPFPCLQYVKNGFTLVE; encoded by the exons AtgttgcgggcggcggcggcaaggtgcGCCGGCGGCGCCATCCGGCGGCTGTCGGTGGCTTCGTACCCAGCAGCGGCAGGCGTGCGGAGGAAGCCTCCCCTGGACGAGGGGGACTGGTCCTACTACAAGGAGTGGTGGGGCGAGGACGACGGCCCCGGCGACGGAGCTCACACCGTCTTCCGCCGCCACTCCGAGCATGGCAATGGCGTCGTCTCCGTCGTTGCCTACCCAGCCTCCATACCG GCCAGCGATCAGTGGCCAGTGATGGAGAGATGGCTTCAAGAAAGAAATTTGGCAATATACCCAGAATCAAGTGGTGCTGACCAATTTAAGATACTAGGCTACCAATGGCGAGTAATGCGCTTTAACGACCATACACGGCAAAGTACTGCAAAAGTAATGGCGTGTTACCGGTCTGGGGGTGATAGAGCATTATACTCAATGCAGCAACCCAATTGTTTAGCTGTTCCTT ATGTCAAGAGCATGGTATCAGCAGGGTTGACAGCACTCCCTAGTTGTTCTTATGATCTCCCTCAAGCAGTTTCTGAGCCGAACACTATGAAAATTCTTTGCATCGGTCATGGTGGCGGCAGCATACCATTGTTTTTGGCTAGTAAATTCAGAG GTGCTGATGTCCACATTGTGGAGATCGATCCAGTTGTCGTCTCAGCCTCGGTCGAATCCATGGGCTTCCCGGCATCATGTGCGAAAGGGTTATCAGCCCACACCATGCAGCCCGCCGACGGCGACGAGCTGCTATGGAACGGCGTCCACGACCGCATCTCCCTCCACGTAGAGGACGCGGAAGACTTCATCGCCGGCGACAGCAATGTCTATGACCTGGTCTTCATCGACGCGTACGACGGGAACGACATATTCCCCCGCAAGCTCTGGGACGCCGACGGGGCGTTCCTGAGGAACCTGGAGGAGAAGGTCCACCCGGTCCACGGCACCGTGGTGGTGAACCTGCACTCCGACTCGGGGCCGTCGTCCCCCGACGTCGACGACGAGGCCCCCTTCGAGAACGTGCTCCCCATGGGCAGGTACGTCTCCCACGTCTGCCGGGCCTACAAGCGGCACTTCGGGCTGGCCTTCACGGTGGCCTCCCCCTGGCTCTGCAACATCACGCTGGTCGCCTGCCGCGACAAGGCGATACTGAAGGGCGTGCCGGTAGGGCGTAGCCATAGGGATTTTGTTCTCAGCAAGCTTCTGTCGAGGTCGAGCATGGTCGAGCAGGCGCTGGACCTGCCGTTCCCCTGTCTGCAGTATGTCAAGAATGGCTTCACGCTGGTTGAATAA